A portion of the Ricinus communis isolate WT05 ecotype wild-type chromosome 10, ASM1957865v1, whole genome shotgun sequence genome contains these proteins:
- the LOC8269799 gene encoding exopolyphosphatase isoform X1, translating into MISVKKKSRWRPPSVFVFPLMKKLPFVSIINKQNPPKAMTASSSNLFASIDMGTNSFKMLIIQADPSSGKFLTIDRHKNPLCLGRDLSTSISPESHSRALSCLQEFNHILKSHNISPHQTRCVATAAMREANNSIDLCKAIFQSTGLEVVVLTGEEEASFIYLGMLQFLNFFDRRVLVIDIGGGSTEFVIGERGIVIFAVSLKLGHVGLTQKFDKISDIKEFVKLVIKESGLVEKIKDFGFEVAVGTSGTIRSIEKAVFYGFGQNLGYDNEVLYSDCKRDWKFGDGELKCLVERFCNEGESEKSKRDEFFKRRSEFIIAGSVLLEEIFELLGIKEMEVSGYALGEGVIAEALARVFEGYDLNANARWRSVVRLATRFSEKKRIKSAAQCATIASEIFVGLRKWLEVADNQVKFNLSLDEKSLQCLEAACLLHNIGLCLGKKGHHKQTYRIIMNGNCLHGYSTEEVELIALLTRHHRKKFPESDHSTLVGISKESKRRFRILCIIIRISVILQKTNCLNFQDLEFLHSDEGFKLVFRETRGPTALFAGKDMEKKLKKELEQFKTLFQEQLLVEVLPCTSESSKR; encoded by the exons atgatatccgtaaaaaaaaaaagtcgtTGGAGGCCACCGTCTGTATTCGTCTTTCCGCTGATGAAGAAGCTCCCTTTCGTATCCATAATTAACAAACAAAACCCTCCAAAAGCCATGACTGCATCATCGAGTAATCTCTTTGCATCAATAGACATGGGCACAAACTCATTCAAAATGCTAATAATCCAAGCAGACCCATCTTCAGGCAAATTCCTCACAATTGATCGCCACAAAAACCCACTATGCTTAGGCCGCGACCTCTCCACTTCAATCTCACCAGAATCCCATTCTCGCGCTCTCAGTTGCCTCCAAGAATTCAATCACATTCTCAAATCCCACAACATCTCTCCTCATCAAACCCGCTGTGTCGCCACTGCAGCAATGCGTGAAGCAAATAACTCAATTGACCTTTGCAAAGCAATTTTTCAAAGTACAGGATTAGAGGTTGTTGTTTTGACTGGTGAGGAGGAGGCAAGCTTTATTTATCTGGGTATGCTTCAATTTTTGAACTTTTTTGATAGAAGAGTTTTGGTTATTGATATTGGAGGTGGGTCTACTGAGTTTGTTATAGGAGAGAGAGGGATTGTTATTTTTGCTGTTTCTTTAAAGTTAGGTCATGTGGGTTTGACTCAGAAGTTTGATAAGATTTCGGATATTAAAGAGTTTGTTAAGTTAGTTATAAAGGAAAGCGGGTTAGTTGAGAAAATTAAGGACTTTGGTTTTGAGGTTGCTGTTGGGACTTCAGGGACTATTAGGTCCATTGAAAAGGCTGTTTTTTATGGTTTTGGACAAAATTTAGGTTATGATAATGAGGTTTTGTATAGTGATTGTAAGAGGGATTGGAAGTTTGGTGATGGAGAATTGAAGTGCTTAGTTGAGAGGTTCTGTAATGAAGGAGAGAGTGAGAAGAGTAAAAGAGATGAGTTTTTTAAGAGAAGATCAGAGTTCATTATTGCTGGTTCAGTGTTACTGGAGGAGATATTTGAGTTGCTTGGAATTAAAGAGATGGAGGTCTCTGGATATGCTTTGGGAGAAGGTGTTATTGCTGAAGCCTTGGCTAGAGTTTTTGAAGGTTATGATTTGAATGCTAATGCGAGGTGGCGTTCTGTTGTAAGACTTGCAACAAGGTTCAGTGAGAAGAAGAGAATCAAGTCTGCAGCACAATGTGCTACCATTGCTAGT GAGATTTTTGTGGGCTTGAGAAAATGGCTAGAGGTTGCTGACAATCAAGTTAAGTTTAACCTGAGCTTGGATGAAAAGAGTCTTCAGTGTCTAGAAGCTGCCTGTTTACTTCACAACATAGGGCTCTGTCTTGGTAAAAAGGGTCACCATAAGCAGACTTATCGGATTATCATG AATGGCAATTGTCTTCATGGATATAGTACTGAAGAGGTCGAG TTAATAGCTCTGCTCACAAGGCATCACAGGAAAAAATTCCCAGAGTCTGATCATTCCACTTTGGTTGGGATTTCTAAAGAG TCAAAGAGGAGATTCAGAATTCTTTGTATCATCATACGGATATCTGTTATTTTACAGAAAACTAACTGTTTGAACTTCCAAGATTTGGAATTTTTACACTCTGATGAAGGATTCAAACTG GTATTCAGGGAGACCAGGGGCCCAACTGCTTTGTTTGCAGGAAAGGACA
- the LOC8269797 gene encoding dnaJ homolog subfamily C member 21, translating into MDREGGSNGGSCYYSVLGIRRDASFSDIRTAYRKLAMKWHPDKWAGNTAVAGEVKRRFQQIQEAYSVLSDQAKRSIYDAGLYDPLEEEDDDFCDFMQEMISMMNNVKDEGDSFEDLQRMFVEMVGGDGVGVGINEDQTDIKRARVNPSKDVCYMLLLTGNDGVEL; encoded by the exons ATGGATCGAGAAGGAGGATCCAACGGCGGATCTTGCTATTACTCTGTTCTTGGGATTCGTCGCGATGCCTCCTTCTCTGATATCCGTACTGCTTATCGCAAACTCGCCATG AAATGGCACCCGGACAAGTGGGCTGGGAATACCGCGGTGGCCGGAGAAGTGAAACGACGGTTTCAGCAAATCCAGGAAGCGTATTCCG ttTTATCTGACCAGGCTAAAAGATCGATTTACGATGCTGGGCTTTACGATCCTCTGGAAGAGGAAGACGAC gACTTTTGTGACTTTATGCAAGAGATGATCTCCATGATGAACAATGTCAAAGACGAG GGAGATAGCTTTGAAGATCTTCAAAGGATGTTCGTAGAAATGGTGGGTGGAGATGGCGTGGGGGTTGGGATTAATGAAGATCAAACGGATATAAAGAGGGCACGCGTTAATCCATCCAAAG ATGTATGCTATATGCTCTTGTTGACTGGAAATGATGGAGTAGAGCTCTAG
- the LOC8269798 gene encoding calmodulin-binding protein 60 B, with amino-acid sequence MVTKRYLYGDAESGTEEASAHDSKRFKNVIRDVLGMLSVEDMAAKMEPFLRRVVRDEVERTVCRILHPSFRPPFNQNETTGGRGFLLRFVNKPPSTIFTNSRIEAEDGSPIRIELWDANRKTLVTSGPLSCMKIEILVLNGDFGLDDLEDWSETEFNASVIREREGRRPLVTGGDLNVTLRGGVVSISDVAFTDNSSWQRSRKFRLGAKPVSKISGESGEARIREARSEAFVVKDHRGELYKKHYPPQLDDEVWRLERIAKDGSSHKKLAELGIRTVRDFLQRYAVNPPELRRVLGGGISNKIWDTIIEHANTCVLDEKLYAYFEPEQSVGLIFDSVYKIIKVTFDGQTYEPLDKLTPPHKALVENLKRQAYNNVKEFILIDAHAISGPSRTLTCPGSDSYHDQNLGLQQPDLPVARKDEPEMLIDFNTAGSANHLFQSPLRNSFKLGDLFLPCTGESTWQTSVSQWHIPTNQLTPEEILQPQTSNWSAGNSPGCSWGQGDTFIFSSGNEELGFISAHPRFSVHMSRIRKPKAGWCKLRAAIMKWGSVRRDIAAKRMWQSFCHVDYQTC; translated from the exons ATGGTGACAAAGAGGTATCTTTATGGTGATGCTGAGAGTGGAACTGAAGAAGCTTCAGCTCACGACTCTAAGCGGTTTAAGAA TGTCATTAGAGACGTGCTAGGTATGCTTTCAGTTGAGGATATGGCGGCAAAGATGGAACCTTTTCTTAGAAGAGTG GTGCGAGATGAGGTGGAAAGAACTGTTTGTCGCATTCTTCATCCATCCTTCAG ACCTCCATTCAATCAGAATGAAACAACAGGAGGAAGAGGCTTCCTGCTGCGCTTCGTCAACAAACCGCCTTCTACCATTTTTACTAATAGCAGAATAGAAGCGGAGGATGGTAGTCCCATCAGGATAGAATTGTGGGATGCTAACCGCAAGACCCTTGTCACTTCTGGTCCTCTATCTTGTATGAAGATTGAAATTCTTGTCCTTAATGGTGATTTTGGCTTGGATGACCTAGAAGACTGGAGTGAGACTGAATTCAATGCCAGTGTTATCCGTGAAAGAGAGGGTAGAAGGCCACTGGTGACTGGAGGAGATCTGAATGTTACGCTAAGAGGTGGAGTTGTTTCGATAAGTGATGTTGCTTTTACAGATAATTCAAGTTGGCAGAGGAGTCGAAAATTTCGTTTGGGAGCTAAACCTGTGTCCAAAATTAGCGGTGAAAGTGGTGAAGCTAGGATAAGAGAAGCAAGAAGTGAAGCTTTCGTGGTCAAGGATCATCGCGGAGAGT TGTATAAGAAACATTACCCTCCGCAATTGGATGATGAAGTATGGCGTCTGGAAAGAATAGCAAAAGACGGCTCATCCCACAAGAAGCTGGCTGAGTTGGGAATTCGCACTGTGAGGGACTTTCTTCAACGTTATGCAGTTAATCCCCCTGAACTCCGCAGA GTGCTTGGAGGTGGAATCTCAAACAAGATATGGGATACAATTATAGAGCATGCAAATACTTGTGTTCTTGATGAAAAATTGTATGCTTACTTTGAACCTGAACAAAGTGTTGGGCTGATTTTCGATTCCGTATACAAGATCATAAAAGTAACATTTGATGGTCAGACCTACGAGCCTCTGGATAAACTTACTCCTCCTCACAAG GCTTTGGTGGAGAACTTAAAGCGACAAGCTTATAACAATGTGAAAGAGTTCATCTTGATTGATGCTCATGCTATTTCAGGCCCTTCAAGGACTTTGACATGTCCTGGATCTGATTCATATCATGATCAAAATCTCGGTCTGCAGCAACCTGATCTCCCAGTGGCACGAAAAG ATGAACCAGAAATGCTGATTGATTTCAACACCGCTGGGAGTGCGAATCACTTGTTTCAATCACCACTAAGGAACAGTTTCAAATTGGGGGATTTGTTTTTACCCTGCACAGGAGAAAGCACTTGGCAAACAAGTGTTTCACAGTGGCATATCCCGACTAATCAATTGACACCTGAGGAAATTTTGCAACCTCAAACATCAAACTGGTCTGCTGGTAACTCGCCGGGCTGCAGCTGGGGACAAGGGGATACTTTTATATTCAGTTCAGGAAACGAAGAACTAGGTTTTATTTCTGCTCATCCAAGATTTAGTGTACATATGTCGAGAATTAGAAAACCAAAAGCAGGGTGGTGTAAGCTACGAGCTGCTATCATGAAGTGGGGATCGGTTAGGCGAGACATTGCTGCTAAAAGAATGTGGCAAAGCTTCTGTCATGTAGATTACCAAACTTGTTAG
- the LOC8269799 gene encoding exopolyphosphatase isoform X2: protein MISVKKKSRWRPPSVFVFPLMKKLPFVSIINKQNPPKAMTASSSNLFASIDMGTNSFKMLIIQADPSSGKFLTIDRHKNPLCLGRDLSTSISPESHSRALSCLQEFNHILKSHNISPHQTRCVATAAMREANNSIDLCKAIFQSTGLEVVVLTGEEEASFIYLGMLQFLNFFDRRVLVIDIGGGSTEFVIGERGIVIFAVSLKLGHVGLTQKFDKISDIKEFVKLVIKESGLVEKIKDFGFEVAVGTSGTIRSIEKAVFYGFGQNLGYDNEVLYSDCKRDWKFGDGELKCLVERFCNEGESEKSKRDEFFKRRSEFIIAGSVLLEEIFELLGIKEMEVSGYALGEGVIAEALARVFEGYDLNANARWRSVVRLATRFSEKKRIKSAAQCATIASEIFVGLRKWLEVADNQVKFNLSLDEKSLQCLEAACLLHNIGLCLGKKGHHKQTYRIIMNGNCLHGYSTEEVELIALLTRHHRKKFPESDHSTLVGISKESKRRFRILCIIIRISVILQKTNCLNFQDLEFLHSDEGFKLVFRETRGPTALFAGKDMEKKLKKELEQFKTVCFFVHY, encoded by the exons atgatatccgtaaaaaaaaaaagtcgtTGGAGGCCACCGTCTGTATTCGTCTTTCCGCTGATGAAGAAGCTCCCTTTCGTATCCATAATTAACAAACAAAACCCTCCAAAAGCCATGACTGCATCATCGAGTAATCTCTTTGCATCAATAGACATGGGCACAAACTCATTCAAAATGCTAATAATCCAAGCAGACCCATCTTCAGGCAAATTCCTCACAATTGATCGCCACAAAAACCCACTATGCTTAGGCCGCGACCTCTCCACTTCAATCTCACCAGAATCCCATTCTCGCGCTCTCAGTTGCCTCCAAGAATTCAATCACATTCTCAAATCCCACAACATCTCTCCTCATCAAACCCGCTGTGTCGCCACTGCAGCAATGCGTGAAGCAAATAACTCAATTGACCTTTGCAAAGCAATTTTTCAAAGTACAGGATTAGAGGTTGTTGTTTTGACTGGTGAGGAGGAGGCAAGCTTTATTTATCTGGGTATGCTTCAATTTTTGAACTTTTTTGATAGAAGAGTTTTGGTTATTGATATTGGAGGTGGGTCTACTGAGTTTGTTATAGGAGAGAGAGGGATTGTTATTTTTGCTGTTTCTTTAAAGTTAGGTCATGTGGGTTTGACTCAGAAGTTTGATAAGATTTCGGATATTAAAGAGTTTGTTAAGTTAGTTATAAAGGAAAGCGGGTTAGTTGAGAAAATTAAGGACTTTGGTTTTGAGGTTGCTGTTGGGACTTCAGGGACTATTAGGTCCATTGAAAAGGCTGTTTTTTATGGTTTTGGACAAAATTTAGGTTATGATAATGAGGTTTTGTATAGTGATTGTAAGAGGGATTGGAAGTTTGGTGATGGAGAATTGAAGTGCTTAGTTGAGAGGTTCTGTAATGAAGGAGAGAGTGAGAAGAGTAAAAGAGATGAGTTTTTTAAGAGAAGATCAGAGTTCATTATTGCTGGTTCAGTGTTACTGGAGGAGATATTTGAGTTGCTTGGAATTAAAGAGATGGAGGTCTCTGGATATGCTTTGGGAGAAGGTGTTATTGCTGAAGCCTTGGCTAGAGTTTTTGAAGGTTATGATTTGAATGCTAATGCGAGGTGGCGTTCTGTTGTAAGACTTGCAACAAGGTTCAGTGAGAAGAAGAGAATCAAGTCTGCAGCACAATGTGCTACCATTGCTAGT GAGATTTTTGTGGGCTTGAGAAAATGGCTAGAGGTTGCTGACAATCAAGTTAAGTTTAACCTGAGCTTGGATGAAAAGAGTCTTCAGTGTCTAGAAGCTGCCTGTTTACTTCACAACATAGGGCTCTGTCTTGGTAAAAAGGGTCACCATAAGCAGACTTATCGGATTATCATG AATGGCAATTGTCTTCATGGATATAGTACTGAAGAGGTCGAG TTAATAGCTCTGCTCACAAGGCATCACAGGAAAAAATTCCCAGAGTCTGATCATTCCACTTTGGTTGGGATTTCTAAAGAG TCAAAGAGGAGATTCAGAATTCTTTGTATCATCATACGGATATCTGTTATTTTACAGAAAACTAACTGTTTGAACTTCCAAGATTTGGAATTTTTACACTCTGATGAAGGATTCAAACTG GTATTCAGGGAGACCAGGGGCCCAACTGCTTTGTTTGCAGGAAAGGACA